ACCGCAGGAGCGAGCAGCCGCCCCCGGCACTGCCCCAGGAGATCGTGGACGCGACCCGGGCGAAGTACCTGGAGGCGTACGAACTCCTCACCGGCTCGCCCTGGCAGTAGGGCCCGTCCGCACACGAAGAAGCCCCCGGCCCAAAGGCCGGGGGCTTCTTGCTGAACCGAGCGGACGACCAGGTTCGAACTGGCGACCTCAACCTTGGCAAGGTTGCGCTCTACCAACTGAGCTACGTCCGCAAGCGCCGAAGCGCGAGGACCACTATACCCATCCGCGCTCGCGTCCGAGACGCACCACCCCACGACGTTTCTCCGCCCCGGACTTCGAGACGGCCACCGAGAGGTGGTTCCTTACGGTTCCCCGCGACAGCACGGCCCGCTCCGCGATCTGCGCGACCGGCGCCCCGTCCGCCGCAGGTTCCCGCACCTCGGCCTCGCGCGCGCTCAGCGGCGAGTCCCCGGCGAAGACCGCGTCGGTCGCCAACTCCGGGTCCACATAACGGTTTCCGGCGTGCGCGGTACGGATGATCCCGGTCGACCGCCGGGTGCCGGCGCTCTTCGGTACGAAGGCCCGCGTGCCCTTTGCGAGTGCCCGCTTCAGATGCCCGGACCGCCCGCGACCCGTCACGATCGTCGTCCGGCAGCCGGAGAGTTCGGTCCGCAGCGATGTGGCCACACTCACACCGCTGGCGCGCGGCATCTCCAGATCGAGGACCGCCACACCGGAGTGACGGGCCCGCACCATGGCCCACGCCTCCGGACCGGCCGCCCGCAACACGCACCGCGCTCACGAGTTCGGGCATCCGTACGGCCTCGGTGGCAGTCGGGCCGGGTGAGGGCCGCCGGCAATTCGACGGTGTGTGGCGTCCGCCACGACGCCGATCGCGCGGACGCCGGGAATGTCTTCGCTGGTCATGCCCGCAGATTTCCGCCGGATCGCTGCCGCGAATACGACGAAGGCCCTGGTCGATATCGACCAGGGCCTTCGAACGATCAAGAGCGGACGACGAGATTCGAACTCGCGACCCTCACCTTGGCAAGGTGATGCTCTACCAACTGAGCCACGTCCGCATTACTGCCGCTCATTGTACTCCCCTTGAGGAGATCCATCGGGCGGTGCGAGCACTACTCTACCCGAACCACCGGAGTGGCCGATAAGAGCGATGCAGAGCGGGTGACAGGAATTGCACACTGCGCCTTCCCCCTGGAAGGGGGATGTTCTGCTACTGAACTACACCCGCACGCTGCGTGGGGTTCGGCGTTTTCGGCCTTGCCCCTCGGCGTGCTCCAGACTTTAGCCGAACTGCAGGGGTGTAGCGCAAGTCGGTGGCTGCGGGGTGTCGCTGAGGCGTGCGCCGGGGCGTTCCCCGGCAGGCTCCGGCGACGGTCCGGCGCACTCCCCGGCGCACGCTCCGGGCGAGCCGCCCGCGTGCGGGCGGCTCAACTGGCTTCGCGGAACGCCTCGTAGACCTTCTTGGGGATCCGGCCGCGGGCCGGCACCTCCATCCGGTGGGAGCGGGCCCAGGCGCGCACGGCCGCCGGGTCGGGTTCGAGCGAGGTGTGCCGGTACGACACCGGCGCCCTGCCGCGCTTACCGGCATTTGTCTGCTTTCGGCCCGCCGCCACGTACGGCGCCAGGGCCTTGCGCAGTTTCTTTGCATTGGACGGATTGAGGTCGATCTCGTACGACTTCCCGTCCAGGGCGAAGGTGACCGTTTCCGCCGCTGCTCCCCCGTCGATGTCGTCGAAGAGCGAGACCACTACGCGCTGAGCCACGGATATCGGTCCTTTCCTACGGCGTCGGCGCGTCTGACATGCGCTGATGCCGGCCTTCCGGCTGTTAGGCGGATGCGAGCCGACCGGTGTCGACTGATTACGGGCAATGCTGCATTCCCTGGTAATCATTTGTACAGCGGTGGGTGCCGCATTGTGAAGCCCACCGATTTACCTCCGCGTGTCAGCCTTCTATGTGTGCTGCTGGTGAGGATTTTTTTTGCAGGACTTTCCCGATCTGTTGTCACGGCCGAAATCTGGGCGTGATCAAGGGTCCTCGATATCTACCCGCGTAGAATTTCTGGCCAGGTACGCTGAGGGGACCTGCGGGGGTCTGGGGAGCCCCCCGGAGAAACAGCCGCACCACACCAAACCGGGAGTGCCAGTGGCACGCGTCGTAGTCGACGTCATGCTCAAGCCCGAGATCCTCGACCCGCAGGGACAGGCGGTGCAGCGTGCACTGCCCCGTCTCGGCTTCGAGGGAATCGCGGACGTACGTCAGGGAAAGCGTTTCGAGCTGGAGGTCGAGGGGCCGGTCGACGACGCCGCCCTCAGCCGTATTCACGAGATGGCCGAGACATTCCTCGCCAACACCGTCATCGAGGACTTCACCGTGAAGGTGGAGAAGGCCGAGGAGTCGAAGTGACTGCTCGTATCGGAGTCGTCACCTTTCCCGGCACGCTCGACGACAAGGACAGCCTGAGGGCCGTACGGGTCGCGGGCGCCGAACCCGTGTCGCTGTGGCACCGCGACAAGGACCTGCACCAGGTCGACGCGGTCATCCTGGCGGGCGGCTTCTCCTACGGCGACTATCTGCGGGCCGGAGCCATCTCCCGCTTCTCGCCGGTGATGGAGACGATCATCGAACAGGCCAGGGCAGGCATGCCGGTCCTCGGTATCTGCAACGGCTTCCAGATCCTGACGGAGGCGCATCTGCTGCCCGGCGCGATGCTGCGGAACAACCACCTGCACTTCATCTGCCGCGACCAGAAGCTGCGTGTCGAGAACGCGGAGACGGCCTGGACCTCGGACTACTCCGCGGACCAGGAGATCTCCGTACCGCTCAAGAACATGGACGGGCGTTACGTCGCCGACGAGCGCGTGCTCGACGAGCTGGAGGCGGAGGGCCGTGTCGCCTTCCGCTACGTGGACATGAACCCCAACGGCTCGCTTCGCGACATCGCCGGCATCAGCAACGCCGCGGGCAATGTCGTCGGTCTGATGCCGCACCCGGAGCACGCCGTCGAGCCGCTGATCGGAACCGGCCGCACCGACGGCCTCGGTTTCTTCACCTCGATCATCAAGAAGCTGGTCAACGCATGAGCCTGGATACGGTCAAGCACGCGGCCGAGACCCCGGATACGGCGCAGCCCTGGAAGGAGCTCGGCCTCAAGGAGGACGAGTACGCCCGGATCCGCGAGATCCTGGGCCGCCGTCCCACCGGCGCCGAGCTCGCCATGTACTCCGTGATGTGGTCCGAGCACTGCTCGTACAAGAGCAGCAAGGTCCACCTCAAGCAGTTCGGCGAGAAGGTCCCCGCCAACGACGCGATGCTCGTCGGCATCGGCGAGAACGCCGGTGTGGTCGACGTCGGTCAGGGTTACGCGGTCACCTTCAAGGTCGAGTCGCACAACCACCCCTCGTACATCGAGCCCTACCAGGGCGCGGCGACCGGCGTCGGCGGCATCGTCCGCGACATCCTCGCCATGGGCGCCCGCCCGGTCGCGGTCGTCGACCCGCTGCGCTTCGGCGCGGCCGACCACCCCGACACCAAGCGCGTCCTGCCGGGCGTCGTCGCGGGCATCGGCGGTTACGGCAACTGCCTGGGTCTGCCGAACATCGGCGGCGAGGTCGTCTTCGACGCCTGCTACCAGGGCAACCCGCTCGTCAACGCCGGCTGCATCGGTGTGATGAAGCACGAGGACATCCACCTCGCCAAGGCCTCGGGCCCCGGCAACAAGGTGATCCTGTACGGCGCCCGCACCGGCGGCGACGGCATCGGCGGCGTCTCGGTCCTCGCCTCGGAGACCTTCGAGTCGACCGGCCCGGCGAAGCGTCCGGCCGTCCAGGTCGGCGACCCGTTCCAGGAGAAGCTCCTGATCGAGTGCACCCTGGAGATCTTCGGCGAGAAGCTCGTCGCCGGCATCCAGGACCTCGGCGGTGCGGGCCTTTCCTGTGCCACCTCCGAGCTGGCCTCCGCAGGCTCCGGCGGTATGCGCGTCGAGCTGGACACCGTTCCGCTGCGCGACTCCTCCCTCTCGCCCGAGGAAATCCTCATGAGCGAGTCGCAGGAGCGCATGTGCGCGATCGTCGAGCCGCAGCACGTCGAGCGGTTCCTGGAGATCTGCGAGAAGTGGGACGTCATCGCCACCGTCATCGGTGAGGTGACCGAGGGCTCCCAGCTGGAGATCTTCTGGCACGGCGAGCAGATCGTCGACGTGCCGCCGCGGTCCGTCGCCCACGAGGGTCCGACGTACCACCGCCCGTTCGCCCGGCCGTCCTGGCAGGACGCGCTGCAGGCCGACGACGCGGGCAAGCTCGCCCGTCCGGCGAACGGCGCCGAGCTGCGCGAGCAGGTGCTCAAGCTGGTCGCCTCGCCGAACCAGGCGTCGAAGGCGTGGATCACGGACCAGTACGACCGGTTCGTGCAGGGCAACACCGTCCTCGCGATGCCCGAGGACGCGGGTATGGTCCGGATCGACGAGAAGTCGAACCTGGGCGTGGCCATGGCGACCGACGGCAACGGCCGGTACGCGAAGCTCGACCCGTACACCGGTGCGCAGCTCGCGCTGGCGGAGTCGTACCGCAATGTCGCCGCCTCCGGCGCCAAGCCGCTCGCGATCTCGGACTGCCTGAACTTCGGTTCGCCCGAGGACCCGGACGTCATGTGGCAGTTCGCCGAGGCCACCCGTGGTCTCGCGGACGGCTGCCTGGAGCTGGGCACCCCGGTCACCGGCGGCAATGTGTCGCTGTACAACCAGACCGGTGAGACGGCGATCCACCCGACGCCGGTCGTGGCCGTGCTCGGTGTGATCGACGATGTCACCCGGCGTACGCCGGTCGCCTTCAAGGAAGAGGGCCAGCTCCTCTACCTGCTGGGCGACACGCGCGAGGAGTTCGGCGGCTCGGCCTGGTCCGAGGTCATCCACGGCCACCTGGGCGGCATGCCGCCCAAGGTCGACCTGGGCCGCGAGAAGCTGCTCGGCGAGATCCTGATCTCGGCCTCCCGCGACGGCATGATCGATGCGGCGCACGACCTCTCCGACGGCGGTCTGATCCAGGCGGTCACCGAGTCCTGCCTGCGCGGCGGGAAGGGTGCCCGTCTCGTCGTGCCGGACGGTCTGGACGCGTTCACCTTCCTCTTCTCCGAGTCGGCGGGGCGCGCGGTCGTCTCCGTTCCGCGCAGCGAGGAGCTCCGCTTCAACGACATGTGCGGGGCGCGGGGTCTGCCCGTCACCCGTATCGGTGTCGTGGACGGCGAGGAGATCGAGATCCAGGGCGAGTTCAGCATTCCGCTGAGCGAGCTGCGCACGGCGCACGAGGAGACCATTCCGGGTCTGCTCGCCTGACGCCGATCCTGTCCGAGGACGGCCCCGCCCGGTTGACGGGCGGGGCCGTTCACGTTTTGTCCCGGCGGTCGGTGGTTCCGGATCTCCGGGAATTCGGCCCGTACGCGCAGGTGGGCGCATTTTCGGCCCGAAGAATTCCGTTCACCGGTGGCGTGGCGCTTTCGGCGAATGGGCGGGCAATTCACACGGCCACCGGTGCGTTCGTCGAGGGCGAGGGCGCCCGTGCCCAGTGCGCTGCCGAGGGTCTGGAAGAACCGGACGCCGGTGGTTGCCACGCCCAACTGGTGGGCCGGGGCGGTGTCCTGGAAAGGCACCACCATGGACCAGAAAAGTATATCGAGTCAAGAATTAATCTGAGATCAATGTTCATCCTGGTACAGTGACGCCATGACTGAGGGGATGAGCCTGCGCGAGCGCAAGAAGCTCCAGACGCGGCACCGTCTGCTGACCGCGGCCACCGAGCTCTTCGCCGAGCGCGGCTTCGACAAGGTCTCGGTCGCCGAGATCGCCGAGGCGGCCGAGGTGTCGAAGATGACTGTCTTCAACTACTTCGCCGGCAAGGAGGACTTGGTCCTCGCACCCATGGAGGAGCACGTCGGGGATGTCGCGCGGGTGGTACGGGAACGGGCCTTCGGCGAGTCGGCGGCGTCCGCCGTGCGGCATCAGTTCCTGGCCGCCATCGAGGCCCGCGACCCCTCCGTCGGGATGAGCGACGCCCCCCTGGTCCTCGGA
This sequence is a window from Streptomyces sp. NBC_01217. Protein-coding genes within it:
- the purL gene encoding phosphoribosylformylglycinamidine synthase subunit PurL; the protein is MSLDTVKHAAETPDTAQPWKELGLKEDEYARIREILGRRPTGAELAMYSVMWSEHCSYKSSKVHLKQFGEKVPANDAMLVGIGENAGVVDVGQGYAVTFKVESHNHPSYIEPYQGAATGVGGIVRDILAMGARPVAVVDPLRFGAADHPDTKRVLPGVVAGIGGYGNCLGLPNIGGEVVFDACYQGNPLVNAGCIGVMKHEDIHLAKASGPGNKVILYGARTGGDGIGGVSVLASETFESTGPAKRPAVQVGDPFQEKLLIECTLEIFGEKLVAGIQDLGGAGLSCATSELASAGSGGMRVELDTVPLRDSSLSPEEILMSESQERMCAIVEPQHVERFLEICEKWDVIATVIGEVTEGSQLEIFWHGEQIVDVPPRSVAHEGPTYHRPFARPSWQDALQADDAGKLARPANGAELREQVLKLVASPNQASKAWITDQYDRFVQGNTVLAMPEDAGMVRIDEKSNLGVAMATDGNGRYAKLDPYTGAQLALAESYRNVAASGAKPLAISDCLNFGSPEDPDVMWQFAEATRGLADGCLELGTPVTGGNVSLYNQTGETAIHPTPVVAVLGVIDDVTRRTPVAFKEEGQLLYLLGDTREEFGGSAWSEVIHGHLGGMPPKVDLGREKLLGEILISASRDGMIDAAHDLSDGGLIQAVTESCLRGGKGARLVVPDGLDAFTFLFSESAGRAVVSVPRSEELRFNDMCGARGLPVTRIGVVDGEEIEIQGEFSIPLSELRTAHEETIPGLLA
- the purQ gene encoding phosphoribosylformylglycinamidine synthase subunit PurQ, which produces MTARIGVVTFPGTLDDKDSLRAVRVAGAEPVSLWHRDKDLHQVDAVILAGGFSYGDYLRAGAISRFSPVMETIIEQARAGMPVLGICNGFQILTEAHLLPGAMLRNNHLHFICRDQKLRVENAETAWTSDYSADQEISVPLKNMDGRYVADERVLDELEAEGRVAFRYVDMNPNGSLRDIAGISNAAGNVVGLMPHPEHAVEPLIGTGRTDGLGFFTSIIKKLVNA
- a CDS encoding histone-like nucleoid-structuring protein Lsr2; amino-acid sequence: MAQRVVVSLFDDIDGGAAAETVTFALDGKSYEIDLNPSNAKKLRKALAPYVAAGRKQTNAGKRGRAPVSYRHTSLEPDPAAVRAWARSHRMEVPARGRIPKKVYEAFREAS
- a CDS encoding TetR/AcrR family transcriptional regulator, coding for MTEGMSLRERKKLQTRHRLLTAATELFAERGFDKVSVAEIAEAAEVSKMTVFNYFAGKEDLVLAPMEEHVGDVARVVRERAFGESAASAVRHQFLAAIEARDPSVGMSDAPLVLGLRRLIQETPALLIRAHAFSLRSLDLLAEVLVEEGEEPSLARIASAQLIATRNALIVANQLRLLAGESADRVAPDAVALAERGFDLLDKGLGGFATRP
- the purS gene encoding phosphoribosylformylglycinamidine synthase subunit PurS, yielding MARVVVDVMLKPEILDPQGQAVQRALPRLGFEGIADVRQGKRFELEVEGPVDDAALSRIHEMAETFLANTVIEDFTVKVEKAEESK